The genomic stretch TGGTAAAATGGGATCCTTACGAAGCAAATGATTCCCTTTCTGATTATCCAAGTCCACCTACAAGAGATAATTTATTAGGTACAGACGACAGAGGAAGAGATGTTCTGTCTAGATTAGTTTATGGATTTAGATTCTCTATCACATTTGCAATTCTGGTTTGGTTTTTTTCTTTTGGATCAGGAATGTTCATTGGCGGAGTGATGGGTTATTGGGGTGGGAAATTTGATCTTATCACTCAAAGGATTGTTGAAGTTCTAAGTACGGTTCCGCAGTTTTTTCTACTAATCATATTGGTTTCAATTTTTGAGCCTAGTATGAGTCTATTGGTTCTTATCTCAACAGCCTTCGGTTGGATTTTTATCAGTTATTATGTCCGTGCGGAATTTTTAAAATATCGAAAGAGAGAGTTCGTGGAAGCAGCGAGAGCTATGGGGGGTGGGCACATGCGTTTGATCTTAAAACACATTCTACCCAATGCACTAGGTCCCGTGCTGACATTCACTCCGTTTGTAATTTCCGGTCATATAGTGGGATTAGCATCTCTTGATTTCTTAGGATTCGGATTGCCTG from Bdellovibrionota bacterium encodes the following:
- a CDS encoding ABC transporter permease subunit — translated: MMNYKGDLYFPVVKNYHPSLFGHEDILVMNYRLLLFQEGDWAIWPLVKWDPYEANDSLSDYPSPPTRDNLLGTDDRGRDVLSRLVYGFRFSITFAILVWFFSFGSGMFIGGVMGYWGGKFDLITQRIVEVLSTVPQFFLLIILVSIFEPSMSLLVLISTAFGWIFISYYVRAEFLKYRKREFVEAARAMGGGHMRLILKHILPNALGPVLTFTPFVISGHIVGLASLDFLGFGLPAPTPSWGELLAQAEKYFTIAWWLAIYPALAMLIILVLLNMIGEGLREAFSPKS